In Syntrophales bacterium, the genomic stretch TATGGTATCCGATGGTGTGAGCCATATTCGTCAAAATGAAAAGGTATCCGATGGTGTGAACCTTTCCAGTGAAGGACATGAAACCCAACACCCCGCCAACCATCTAGATTTTCGAGCAGGGTAGGCCGATTTTTCTCTTACTCGATATTATCTTTTGGAGCCTAGATAATCACCTTGAACACCCGGCCAACCACACAGATTTTCGAGCAGGCTGACCAGAGGTTTTTCTATTAATGAATTTTTCTTTTTGCCGACGATCAGCCAGCGGAGAAAATTGTAAAAGAGAATACCGCAGCGGAGAAAATCCCACAAAAAGAAAAACTCGCGCGAAGCCGATTTTTGGGGTTTTTCTTGGAACTGAAGCTCTGTTATAATACAATACAAAATCTTTTATATCTAAAAAACCTTGTATGTATTGGTGATAATATGAGTTTGGGAATAGCCAAGATATCGAGCAGCGGCCAGATAGTCATTCCGGCAGAGATCAGGGAGTTGATGGGCATCGAAACCGCCGACAGATTCCTCGTAATCAGCGATGGTGACGATATCGTACTGCGGAGATTGAATAAAAAAGCCAGAAAAAAAGAACTGCTGGAGTTGCTTGAAAGCATTCAGAAGGACGTAGAAGAACAAGGAATAACCAAAGAAGACCTTGAGAACGCAATAAAAGAAGTTAGGAAGGCGAAGGGGAAAGCCAAATGAGAGTG encodes the following:
- a CDS encoding AbrB/MazE/SpoVT family DNA-binding domain-containing protein, producing MSLGIAKISSSGQIVIPAEIRELMGIETADRFLVISDGDDIVLRRLNKKARKKELLELLESIQKDVEEQGITKEDLENAIKEVRKAKGKAK